Proteins from a genomic interval of Papaver somniferum cultivar HN1 chromosome 4, ASM357369v1, whole genome shotgun sequence:
- the LOC113272010 gene encoding F-box protein CPR1-like, with protein sequence MVPTEILVYTLRSDSWKTIETDLSRCFNTGNTDGVLVNGVLHWFGATSNTFFNFILAFNIGNEKLIHVPLPEGITPLAPQVYKSVGLWEGCLSLVDVIMDCGRTDVWVMQNYSVTESWTKKFTISQYTITMLCYPKLIWSHKDGQILIRTGDAFVLFNPANERVRKILVTFLFGCTTGFPVVTLGGRPNWLFHYVKALGIG encoded by the exons ATGGTTCCGACTGAAATTCTTGTATATACATTAAGATCGGATTCATGGAAAACTATTGAAACTGATCTTTCTCGCTGTTTTAATACCGGAAACACTGACGGTGTTCTTGTTAACGGGGTTCTTCATTGGTTCGGTGCTACCAGTAAcactttctttaattttatactAGCTTTCAATATTGGCAATGAGAAACTTATTCATGTGCCGCTTCCTGAAGGAATTACTCCATTAGCTCCTCAAGTATATAAAAGTGTTGGACTCTGGGAAGGCTGCCTTTCCTTAGTTGATGTTATTATGGATTGTGGCCGTACTGATGTATGGGTGATGCAGAATTATAGTGTGACAGAATCTTGGACTAAGAAATTCACAATATCGCAATATACAATCACCATGCTATGTTATCCGAAGTTGATATGGTCTCACAAGGATGGTCAGATTCTGATAAGAACTGGAGACGCTTTTGTTTTATTTAACCCAGCAAACGAAAGAGTTAGAAAG ATCTTGGTTACTTTTCtttttgggtgtactactggatttccagtagttacactAG GTGGACGACCAAACTGGCTTTTCCACTATGTTAAAGCACTGGGCATTGGATAA